The Litchfieldia alkalitelluris genome has a window encoding:
- a CDS encoding dUTP diphosphatase: protein MNLHTLYKMQSVLDQHIVEQHQLQKESLFDRKVLALLVELGELANETRSFKYWSLKPPASETIILEEFVDGVHFILSLGIELGYTKEEIHINSNQSSTAVDQFLLIFQRVTKLQETRSKEDFVKLVQDYFSLAYHLGFTQEQIIDAYVAKNEVNFKRQEQGY from the coding sequence GTGAATTTACATACACTTTATAAAATGCAATCAGTTCTTGATCAACATATTGTTGAACAACATCAACTTCAAAAAGAGAGCCTATTTGATCGTAAGGTTTTGGCTTTGCTTGTTGAATTGGGCGAATTAGCGAATGAAACAAGAAGCTTTAAATATTGGAGCTTAAAACCTCCTGCAAGTGAAACTATTATCCTAGAAGAATTTGTTGATGGTGTTCATTTTATTTTATCGCTTGGGATAGAGTTAGGATATACTAAGGAAGAAATACATATTAACTCAAATCAATCATCAACAGCGGTAGATCAATTTCTGCTAATCTTTCAAAGAGTAACAAAGCTTCAAGAAACCCGTTCGAAAGAGGATTTTGTGAAGCTTGTTCAAGACTATTTTTCACTAGCCTATCATTTAGGCTTTACTCAAGAACAGATTATTGATGCGTATGTTGCGAAAAATGAGGTTAATTTTAAGAGGCAAGAACAAGGCTATTAA
- a CDS encoding M42 family metallopeptidase translates to MTKLDETLTMLKDLTDAKGIPGNEREPRDVMRKYITPYADEVTTDGLGSLVAKKTGTAEGPKIMVAGHLDEVGFMITNIDDKGFLKFQTVGGWWSQVMLAQRVTIVTSKGDITGIVGSKPPHILSPEARKKPVEIKDMFIDIGASSREEATEFGVRPGDMVVPYFEFTVMNNPKMLMAKAWDNRIGCAIAIDVLKQLKGEEHPNTVYSVGTIQEEVGLRGAKTSAQLIQPDLSFAVDVGIAGDTPGVTEKEALSKMGKGPQVILYDASMVSHKGLRDYVTNVADELDIPYQFDYVPGGGTDAGAIHVSFKGVPSLAITIATRYIHSHAAILHRDDYENAVKLIVEVIKRLDKETVDKITFE, encoded by the coding sequence ATGACAAAGCTTGATGAAACACTAACCATGTTAAAGGATTTAACAGACGCTAAAGGGATTCCTGGTAATGAAAGAGAACCACGTGATGTAATGAGAAAATACATAACTCCTTATGCAGATGAGGTAACGACAGATGGACTTGGAAGCTTAGTTGCAAAAAAAACAGGTACGGCTGAAGGTCCAAAAATTATGGTTGCAGGCCACTTAGATGAAGTTGGATTCATGATTACTAATATTGATGATAAAGGCTTCCTTAAATTCCAAACTGTTGGTGGCTGGTGGTCACAGGTAATGCTTGCTCAGCGTGTGACAATCGTAACAAGTAAGGGCGATATAACAGGTATTGTTGGATCAAAACCACCTCATATTTTATCACCAGAAGCTCGCAAAAAGCCTGTTGAGATTAAGGATATGTTCATTGATATCGGAGCGTCAAGTCGTGAAGAAGCAACGGAATTTGGGGTTCGACCTGGGGATATGGTTGTTCCATATTTTGAATTCACAGTTATGAACAATCCTAAAATGTTAATGGCTAAAGCTTGGGATAACCGTATTGGCTGTGCGATCGCAATTGACGTTCTCAAACAGCTCAAAGGTGAAGAACATCCTAATACAGTATATAGTGTAGGAACGATTCAAGAAGAAGTTGGTTTAAGAGGTGCAAAAACCTCTGCACAACTAATTCAACCAGACTTAAGCTTTGCAGTTGACGTAGGTATTGCTGGTGATACTCCAGGAGTTACTGAAAAAGAAGCATTAAGTAAAATGGGGAAAGGTCCTCAAGTGATATTATATGATGCGTCAATGGTGTCACACAAAGGGCTTCGAGATTATGTAACAAATGTAGCTGATGAACTTGATATTCCGTATCAATTTGATTATGTTCCTGGTGGAGGAACGGATGCTGGTGCAATCCATGTAAGCTTCAAAGGTGTACCCTCACTAGCGATCACAATCGCTACACGTTACATTCACTCACATGCTGCAATTCTTCATCGTGATGACTATGAAAATGCAGTAAAGTTAATTGTGGAAGTAATTAAACGTTTAGATAAGGAAACAGTGGATAAAATTACATTTGAATAA
- the sspI gene encoding small acid-soluble spore protein SspI, with product MNLNLRHAVITNVTGNSQAELQDTIVDAIQSGEEKMLPGLGVLFEVIWQNASQDEKQEMLTTLEQGLKK from the coding sequence ATGAACTTAAACTTACGTCATGCAGTTATTACAAATGTGACTGGTAATTCCCAGGCTGAATTACAGGATACAATCGTTGACGCCATTCAAAGTGGAGAAGAAAAAATGCTTCCTGGACTAGGTGTATTGTTTGAAGTGATTTGGCAAAACGCTAGTCAGGATGAGAAGCAAGAAATGCTTACAACGCTAGAGCAAGGTTTGAAAAAATAA
- a CDS encoding TrmH family RNA methyltransferase — translation MKKIESVKNTQVKQWKKLQTKKERDKTNTFLIEGFHLVEEAIAYPDVVAEIIISENVKIPSEWDLANINVTIVTEEIIKEISETETSQGIAAVCKQVSKPDLKLENSRLLLIDAVQDPGNLGTMIRTAEAAGVDAIIVGDGTVDTYNSKVIRSTQGAVFHLPIIKGNLIDWVHNLKEEGVPVYGTALLNAKPYQEVQNQGAFALIVGNEGNGVSKELLSLTTQNLYIPIYGKSESLNVAIAAAILIYHLR, via the coding sequence TTGAAAAAAATCGAATCAGTAAAAAACACGCAAGTTAAACAATGGAAAAAACTACAAACAAAAAAAGAAAGAGATAAAACAAACACCTTCTTAATTGAAGGATTTCATTTAGTCGAAGAAGCAATAGCATATCCGGATGTGGTTGCTGAAATTATAATTAGTGAAAATGTCAAAATTCCCTCAGAGTGGGATTTGGCAAACATAAACGTAACGATAGTAACTGAAGAAATTATTAAAGAAATATCTGAAACGGAAACTTCTCAAGGGATTGCTGCTGTTTGTAAACAAGTGTCCAAGCCTGACTTGAAGTTAGAAAATTCAAGATTACTTTTAATTGATGCAGTTCAAGATCCCGGAAATCTTGGCACGATGATTAGAACTGCTGAAGCTGCAGGAGTAGATGCAATTATAGTCGGTGATGGAACGGTTGATACGTATAATTCAAAGGTGATTCGCTCAACACAAGGAGCCGTTTTTCACTTGCCGATTATTAAGGGAAATCTCATTGACTGGGTTCATAATTTAAAAGAAGAAGGGGTCCCGGTTTACGGAACGGCCTTACTAAATGCGAAACCATATCAAGAAGTACAAAACCAAGGGGCATTTGCCTTAATCGTTGGTAACGAAGGTAATGGTGTAAGCAAGGAGCTTCTTTCATTAACGACTCAGAATTTGTACATCCCTATTTATGGAAAGAGTGAATCTTTAAATGTAGCAATTGCAGCTGCCATTCTGATCTATCATTTACGATAA
- a CDS encoding YwaF family protein, with protein sequence MIEPFWGLKRIGEKFQLFSGSHLIMVLLLLLLIFALYFTRKVATQKSKQAVRYVLAIFLIVSELSLYAWYSHTGVWDPVDTLPLQLCSISLFLSIIMLFSRSYFLFEITFFLGVGGALQAMLTPELVYDFPHYRYFHFFLAHIAIILASFYMIWYEGYRPTMKSVWRAFIGLNCIALVVFFINKITGGNYMFLSRKPLNPSLIDLLGPYPWYLLSLQVAAFGIFCLLYLPFAIIEEKKRRAS encoded by the coding sequence ATGATTGAACCTTTTTGGGGACTTAAAAGGATAGGAGAAAAGTTTCAACTTTTTTCTGGATCGCATTTAATAATGGTCTTATTGCTGCTGCTGCTAATCTTTGCACTCTATTTTACACGTAAAGTGGCGACCCAAAAAAGTAAACAAGCGGTACGTTACGTTTTAGCCATTTTTCTTATAGTTAGCGAGCTTTCGCTTTATGCCTGGTATAGTCACACAGGTGTATGGGATCCAGTTGATACTTTGCCTTTACAGCTATGTTCGATTTCTTTATTCTTAAGTATTATTATGTTGTTTTCAAGAAGCTACTTCTTGTTCGAAATTACCTTTTTTCTCGGCGTAGGCGGTGCTCTTCAAGCGATGCTAACGCCGGAATTAGTGTATGATTTTCCTCATTATCGCTATTTTCATTTTTTTCTGGCCCACATCGCAATTATTCTAGCGAGCTTTTATATGATTTGGTATGAGGGGTATCGACCGACAATGAAATCAGTTTGGCGTGCGTTTATCGGGCTAAATTGTATTGCACTGGTTGTGTTTTTTATTAATAAAATTACGGGTGGAAACTATATGTTTTTATCACGGAAACCACTTAATCCAAGCTTGATTGACTTATTAGGGCCATACCCATGGTATCTCCTATCACTTCAAGTTGCTGCTTTTGGAATTTTTTGCTTATTATATTTACCTTTTGCAATTATTGAGGAAAAAAAGCGAAGAGCGTCGTAA
- the pheS gene encoding phenylalanine--tRNA ligase subunit alpha, whose translation MEDRLKELQEEALASIEAAIDLKQLNDIRVAYLGKKGPITEVLRGMGKLSAEERPKMGALVNVVREKITEVLTAKQELLEAAAVEQQLASQTIDVTLPGRPVKVGNHHPLTAVIEEIEDLFLGMGYSIAEGFEVEEDYYNFEALNLPKGHPARDMQDSFYITDETLLRTQTSPIQVRTMEKHQGKGPVKIICPGKVYRRDNDDATHSHQFMQIEGLVVDENIRMSDLKGTLEVFAKKMFGEERQIRLRPSFFPFTEPSVEMDISCFICEGKGCNVCKKTGWIEILGAGMVHPNVLEMAGFDSKKYTGFAFGMGAERIAMLKYGIDDIRHFYTNDIRFVQQFKRA comes from the coding sequence ATGGAAGATCGTTTAAAAGAGCTACAAGAAGAAGCGCTAGCTAGTATTGAAGCTGCAATAGACTTAAAACAGTTGAATGATATTCGTGTTGCATATTTAGGGAAAAAAGGACCTATTACGGAAGTTTTACGTGGAATGGGTAAGCTTTCTGCTGAGGAACGTCCAAAAATGGGAGCACTTGTTAATGTAGTGAGAGAAAAGATTACTGAGGTACTAACTGCTAAGCAAGAACTTCTTGAAGCAGCGGCAGTTGAACAGCAATTAGCATCTCAAACAATTGATGTGACATTGCCTGGCCGACCAGTAAAAGTTGGTAACCACCACCCACTTACTGCAGTTATTGAAGAAATTGAAGATTTGTTTTTAGGGATGGGTTATTCGATTGCTGAAGGATTTGAAGTGGAAGAAGATTATTATAACTTTGAAGCATTAAATCTTCCTAAAGGTCACCCTGCTCGTGATATGCAGGATTCATTTTATATTACTGACGAAACATTATTACGTACACAAACATCTCCAATACAAGTAAGAACAATGGAAAAGCATCAAGGTAAAGGACCTGTTAAAATCATCTGTCCTGGTAAAGTGTACCGCCGTGATAATGATGATGCAACACACTCTCATCAGTTCATGCAAATTGAAGGATTAGTTGTGGATGAAAATATCCGCATGAGTGATTTAAAAGGAACACTTGAAGTGTTTGCGAAGAAAATGTTTGGTGAAGAGCGTCAAATTCGTTTACGTCCAAGTTTCTTCCCATTTACTGAGCCTTCTGTTGAAATGGACATCTCTTGTTTCATTTGTGAAGGGAAAGGCTGTAATGTATGTAAGAAAACAGGCTGGATTGAAATTTTAGGAGCGGGCATGGTTCATCCAAACGTTCTGGAAATGGCTGGCTTTGATTCTAAGAAATACACTGGGTTTGCATTTGGAATGGGAGCAGAACGTATTGCGATGCTTAAATATGGAATTGATGATATTCGTCATTTCTACACAAATGATATCAGGTTTGTTCAACAATTCAAACGAGCGTAA